A portion of the Micromonospora tarapacensis genome contains these proteins:
- a CDS encoding ATP-dependent helicase — translation MADSSAAATGERALSRFGPATREWFGAAFATPTTAQVGAWDAVAAGRHALVVAPTGSGKTLAAFLWSLDRLSREPAPADPRHRCRVLYVSPLKALAVDVERNLRAPLVGIRHAATRLALTPPEITVGMRTGDTPADERRAFARTPPDILITTPESLFLLLTSAARDSLRGVETVIVDEVHAVAGTKRGAHLALSLERLDELLPTPAQRIGLSATVRPLDECARFLGGARPVEVVAPVTAKTIEVSVQVPVEDMTRLDEREAPEDGLAGARSASIWPALEERVLALIRAHRSTIVFTNSRRSAERLCARLNELAAAETPDHAPGATDRPARTPAEMMAQAGAVTGAPPVIARAHHGSVSREERRHIEESLKAGQLPAVVATSSLELGIDMGAVDLVVQIEAPPSVAAGLQRVGRAGHQVGAVSRGVVLPKHRGDLLSCAVVAERMADAAIEELHHPRNPLDVLAQQIVAMVSLDQWPVGDLAAVVRRAAPFAELPDSALHAVLDMLSGRYPSTAFAELRPRLVWDRATDVLTGRPGAQRLAVTSGGTIPDRGLFGVFLAGAQRAARVGELDEEMVYESRVGDVFLLGSSSWRIEEITPDRVLVSPAPGQAAKMPFWKGDQPGRPVELGRAIGARVRALLRQGDDEATGGLHAAGLDDWAAGNLMAYLREQQAATRALPDDRTVVVERFRDELGDWRLAVHSVLGARVNAPWALAIGRRLAERYGVDAQVLPADDGIVVRLPDTADTPPGADVVAFDPEEITQLVEESVGTSALFASRFRECAARSLLLPRRDPRRRQPLWQQRQRAAQLLDVAREYADFPVTLEAARECLQDVFDLPALTQLMRELAGRRVRLVEVESARPSPFARSLLFGYVGAFLYEGDAPLAERRAAALALDSALLGELLGRVDLRELLDPAVLGETERQLRWLTAQRRPRDAEDVVELLRQLGDLGTDELAARGVPVDWLTDLAAARRVLPVRVAGQDRWVGVEDAGRLRDALGVALPVGVAEAYLEPVADPLGDLVARYARTHAPFAAATCAARFGLGVFVVEQTLRRLAAAGRLVSGEFTAGTVGTQWCDAEVLRLLRRRSLAALRREIEPVPPRALATFLPRWQQVGSSARGLEAVAAALEQLQGATVPASALERLVLPARVADYSPAQLDELCASGEVLWAGAGAISGGDGWVSLAYADAAPLLFPPPDDTLTSLPLHDAVLDALGDGQALFFRPLADRVGATDDAELTAAIWDLVWAGHVTNDTLSPLRAVLGAGGAHRSRPAAARGRYRRPGRVSLPSRGGPPTVAGRWSLLPERDTDPTRRAAALADVLLERHGVLTRGAVVAEQVPGGFAAVYPVLAALEERGAARRGYFVDGLGAAQFAVPGAVDRIRALADPLDGGRARVGATVVLAATDPANPYGAALPWPERAVDSGDAAPAPATGHRAGRKAGALVVLVAGGLVLYVERGGRTVLSFTDDEDALATAGKALADAVHSGALGPISVERADGESVRSSPLRDALTAAGFRTTPRGLRLRP, via the coding sequence GTGGCGGATTCCAGCGCGGCGGCGACCGGCGAGCGGGCGCTCTCCCGGTTCGGCCCGGCGACCCGGGAGTGGTTCGGTGCGGCGTTCGCCACGCCGACGACGGCGCAGGTGGGTGCCTGGGACGCGGTCGCCGCCGGGCGCCACGCCCTGGTCGTGGCACCCACCGGTTCCGGCAAGACCCTCGCCGCGTTCCTGTGGTCGCTCGACCGGCTGTCCCGCGAGCCCGCGCCGGCCGACCCCCGCCACCGGTGCCGGGTGCTCTACGTCAGCCCACTCAAGGCGCTCGCCGTCGACGTCGAGCGGAACCTGCGAGCCCCCCTCGTGGGCATCCGCCACGCCGCCACCCGGCTCGCGCTCACCCCGCCGGAGATCACCGTCGGGATGCGTACCGGTGACACCCCCGCCGACGAGCGCCGGGCTTTCGCCCGCACCCCGCCGGACATCCTGATCACCACCCCGGAGTCGCTGTTCCTGCTGCTCACCTCGGCCGCCCGGGATTCGCTGCGCGGCGTCGAGACAGTGATCGTCGACGAGGTGCACGCGGTCGCCGGGACCAAGCGCGGCGCCCACCTCGCGCTCTCGCTGGAGCGCCTCGACGAGTTGCTGCCCACCCCGGCACAACGAATCGGCCTCTCCGCCACGGTCCGGCCGCTGGACGAGTGCGCCCGCTTCCTCGGCGGCGCCCGCCCGGTCGAGGTGGTCGCCCCGGTCACCGCCAAGACGATCGAGGTCAGCGTCCAGGTCCCGGTCGAGGACATGACCCGCCTGGACGAGCGGGAGGCACCGGAGGACGGCCTCGCCGGTGCCCGGTCGGCGTCGATCTGGCCCGCTCTGGAGGAGCGAGTCCTCGCGCTGATCCGGGCGCACCGCTCGACCATCGTCTTCACCAACTCCCGGCGCAGCGCGGAACGGCTCTGCGCCCGGCTCAACGAACTCGCCGCGGCGGAGACGCCCGACCACGCGCCGGGCGCGACCGACCGTCCGGCCCGGACACCGGCGGAGATGATGGCCCAGGCCGGCGCGGTGACCGGCGCCCCACCGGTGATCGCCCGGGCACACCACGGCAGCGTCTCCCGGGAGGAGCGCCGGCACATCGAGGAGTCGCTCAAGGCCGGCCAGCTGCCGGCCGTGGTCGCCACCTCCAGCCTCGAACTCGGCATCGACATGGGCGCGGTCGACCTGGTCGTGCAGATCGAGGCACCACCGAGCGTGGCGGCCGGGCTGCAACGGGTCGGGCGCGCCGGGCACCAGGTCGGCGCGGTGTCGCGGGGAGTGGTCCTGCCCAAGCACCGGGGCGACCTGCTCTCCTGCGCCGTGGTCGCCGAGCGGATGGCCGACGCCGCGATCGAGGAGCTGCACCACCCCCGCAACCCGCTGGACGTCCTCGCCCAGCAGATCGTCGCGATGGTCTCGCTCGACCAGTGGCCGGTCGGCGACCTGGCGGCGGTGGTGCGCCGGGCCGCACCCTTCGCCGAGCTGCCCGACTCCGCGCTGCACGCCGTGCTGGACATGCTCTCCGGCCGCTACCCGTCGACCGCCTTTGCCGAGCTGCGTCCCCGGCTGGTCTGGGACCGCGCCACCGATGTGCTGACCGGCCGGCCGGGCGCCCAGCGGCTCGCGGTGACCAGCGGCGGCACCATCCCCGACCGAGGGCTGTTCGGCGTCTTCCTGGCCGGGGCGCAGCGCGCCGCCCGGGTCGGCGAGCTGGACGAGGAGATGGTCTACGAGTCCCGGGTCGGCGACGTGTTCCTGCTCGGCTCCTCGTCCTGGCGGATCGAGGAGATCACGCCGGACCGGGTGCTGGTCTCCCCCGCCCCCGGGCAGGCGGCCAAGATGCCCTTCTGGAAGGGCGACCAGCCGGGCCGGCCGGTGGAACTGGGCCGGGCGATCGGCGCCCGGGTCCGGGCCCTGCTCCGCCAGGGCGACGACGAGGCGACCGGCGGGCTGCACGCCGCCGGGCTGGACGACTGGGCCGCCGGCAACCTGATGGCGTACCTGCGCGAGCAGCAGGCCGCGACCCGCGCGTTGCCCGACGACCGGACGGTGGTGGTCGAGCGGTTCCGCGACGAGTTGGGCGACTGGCGTCTCGCCGTGCACAGCGTCCTCGGGGCGCGGGTGAACGCACCGTGGGCACTGGCCATCGGTCGCCGACTCGCCGAACGCTACGGCGTGGACGCACAGGTGCTGCCCGCCGACGACGGCATCGTGGTGCGCCTGCCGGACACCGCCGACACCCCACCCGGTGCCGACGTGGTGGCCTTCGACCCCGAGGAGATCACCCAGCTCGTCGAGGAGTCGGTCGGCACCTCGGCGCTGTTCGCGTCCCGGTTCCGGGAGTGCGCCGCACGGTCGCTGCTGCTGCCCCGCCGCGACCCCCGCCGCCGCCAGCCACTGTGGCAGCAGCGGCAACGCGCCGCCCAACTACTCGACGTGGCCCGCGAGTACGCCGACTTCCCGGTCACCCTGGAGGCGGCCCGGGAATGCCTGCAGGACGTCTTCGACCTGCCCGCCCTGACCCAGCTGATGCGCGAGCTGGCCGGCCGCCGGGTGCGGCTGGTCGAGGTGGAGAGCGCCCGGCCGTCGCCGTTCGCCCGCTCGCTGCTCTTCGGTTACGTCGGCGCCTTCCTCTACGAGGGCGACGCGCCGCTGGCGGAACGCCGGGCCGCGGCACTCGCGCTGGATTCCGCCCTGCTCGGCGAGTTGCTCGGCCGGGTCGACCTGCGCGAGCTGCTCGACCCAGCGGTGCTCGGCGAGACCGAACGGCAGCTGCGCTGGCTCACCGCCCAGCGTCGCCCCCGCGACGCCGAGGACGTGGTCGAGCTGCTGCGGCAGCTCGGCGACCTGGGCACCGACGAGCTGGCCGCGCGCGGTGTGCCCGTCGACTGGCTGACCGACCTGGCCGCCGCCCGGCGGGTACTCCCGGTCCGCGTCGCCGGGCAGGACCGCTGGGTGGGCGTCGAGGACGCCGGCCGGTTGCGGGACGCGCTCGGTGTCGCCCTGCCGGTCGGTGTCGCCGAGGCATACCTCGAACCCGTCGCCGACCCGCTCGGCGACCTGGTCGCCCGCTACGCCCGCACCCACGCCCCGTTCGCCGCCGCCACCTGCGCGGCGCGGTTCGGGTTGGGTGTCTTCGTGGTGGAGCAGACGCTGCGCCGCCTGGCCGCGGCCGGTCGGCTGGTCTCCGGTGAGTTCACTGCGGGCACGGTCGGCACCCAGTGGTGCGACGCGGAGGTGCTGCGCCTGCTGCGGCGCCGGTCCCTCGCGGCGCTGCGCCGGGAGATCGAGCCGGTGCCGCCCCGGGCGCTGGCCACCTTCCTGCCCCGCTGGCAGCAGGTCGGCTCGTCGGCGCGCGGGCTGGAGGCGGTGGCCGCTGCCCTGGAGCAGTTGCAGGGCGCCACGGTGCCCGCGTCGGCGCTGGAGCGGCTGGTGTTGCCCGCCCGGGTCGCGGACTACTCCCCCGCGCAGCTGGACGAGCTGTGTGCCAGCGGTGAGGTGCTGTGGGCCGGCGCGGGTGCGATCTCCGGCGGGGACGGCTGGGTCAGCCTGGCCTACGCCGACGCCGCCCCGCTGCTGTTTCCGCCGCCGGACGACACGCTCACCAGCCTCCCCCTGCACGACGCGGTCCTGGACGCCCTCGGCGACGGGCAGGCGCTGTTCTTCCGCCCGCTGGCCGACCGGGTCGGTGCCACCGACGACGCCGAACTGACCGCCGCCATCTGGGATCTGGTCTGGGCCGGTCACGTCACCAACGACACCCTGTCGCCGCTGCGGGCGGTGCTCGGTGCGGGCGGTGCGCACCGCTCCCGCCCGGCCGCGGCGCGCGGCCGTTACCGGCGCCCGGGGCGGGTGTCCCTGCCGAGCCGCGGCGGGCCGCCGACGGTGGCCGGCCGGTGGTCGCTGCTGCCGGAACGCGACACCGACCCGACCCGCCGCGCCGCCGCGCTGGCGGACGTCCTGCTGGAACGGCACGGCGTGCTCACCCGGGGCGCGGTCGTGGCCGAGCAGGTGCCCGGCGGCTTCGCCGCGGTCTATCCGGTGCTGGCCGCGCTGGAGGAGCGCGGTGCGGCCCGGCGGGGATACTTCGTCGACGGACTGGGGGCGGCCCAGTTCGCGGTGCCCGGCGCGGTGGACCGGATCCGCGCCCTGGCCGACCCGCTCGACGGTGGGCGGGCCCGGGTCGGCGCCACCGTGGTGTTGGCGGCCACCGATCCGGCCAACCCGTACGGTGCGGCGCTGCCCTGGCCGGAACGGGCCGTCGACTCCGGCGACGCGGCACCGGCGCCGGCCACCGGCCACCGGGCCGGTCGCAAGGCCGGGGCGCTGGTCGTGCTGGTCGCGGGCGGCCTGGTGCTCTACGTGGAGCGGGGCGGGCGCACCGTCCTCTCCTTCACCGACGACGAGGACGCGCTGGCCACGGCCGGAAAGGCGCTGGCCGACGCCGTGCACAGCGGCGCGTTGGGCCCGATCTCGGTGGAACGCGCCGACGGTGAGTCCGTCCGCTCGTCGCCGCTGCGCGACGCCCTCACCGCCGCCGGATTCCGCACCACCCCGCGCGGTCTCCGCCTGCGCCCATAG
- a CDS encoding SAM hydrolase/SAM-dependent halogenase family protein, which translates to MSSSADSELRTSAGVVSLTTDYGLADGFVAACHGVIARVAPALRVIDVTHLVPPGDIRRGSAVLAQTVPHLPDGVHVAVVDPGVGTTRRGVALGTPGGFLVGPDNGLLVDAADALGGVTGAVELTNPRWLAPRISATFHGRDVFAPVAARLALGAPLAEAGPAVDPATLVRLPEPLVERRPDGFVAEVLTVDHFGNVQLAAPADLLAPLPDRLRVHPVTDRPEPPAAGGGDQGLAAVHGRTFGDAPLGALVAHVDSAGRVALSVNGGHAANLLAVIPGTLLRVRVPASAEAHPRHTDEMSIVESCQGG; encoded by the coding sequence GTGAGCAGCAGCGCCGACAGCGAACTCCGGACATCGGCCGGGGTCGTCTCGCTGACCACCGACTACGGCCTCGCCGACGGGTTCGTGGCGGCCTGCCACGGGGTGATCGCGCGAGTCGCCCCCGCGCTCCGGGTCATCGACGTGACCCACCTGGTGCCGCCGGGCGACATCCGCCGGGGCTCGGCGGTCCTCGCGCAGACCGTTCCGCACCTGCCCGACGGGGTACACGTGGCGGTGGTCGACCCCGGGGTGGGTACCACCCGGCGGGGGGTCGCCCTGGGCACGCCCGGAGGCTTCCTGGTCGGGCCGGACAACGGCCTGCTGGTCGACGCCGCCGACGCCCTCGGCGGGGTGACCGGCGCGGTGGAGCTGACCAACCCGCGATGGCTCGCGCCGCGGATCTCTGCCACCTTCCACGGGCGGGACGTCTTCGCACCGGTCGCGGCCCGGCTGGCGCTCGGCGCACCGCTGGCCGAGGCCGGCCCGGCGGTCGACCCGGCGACGCTGGTCCGGCTGCCCGAACCGCTGGTGGAGCGGCGGCCGGACGGTTTCGTCGCCGAGGTGCTGACGGTGGACCACTTCGGCAACGTCCAGCTCGCCGCCCCGGCCGACCTGCTGGCGCCGCTGCCGGACCGGCTTCGGGTGCACCCGGTGACCGACCGGCCGGAGCCGCCCGCGGCGGGTGGCGGAGACCAGGGGCTGGCGGCCGTGCACGGGCGTACGTTCGGCGACGCTCCCCTCGGCGCGCTGGTGGCGCACGTCGACTCCGCCGGCCGGGTCGCGCTCTCGGTCAACGGTGGGCACGCCGCCAACCTGCTCGCGGTGATCCCGGGTACGCTGCTGCGGGTCCGGGTTCCGGCCTCGGCCGAGGCGCACCCGCGCCACACGGACGAAATGTCTATTGTGGAAAGCTGTCAAGGTGGATGA
- a CDS encoding CPCC family cysteine-rich protein, translated as MDDRWVPAACPCCAFRTGGGTCPVCFWTDDGQTDADADAVRGGPNGDLSLSHARLNFAVYGACHPRYQELVRAPRPEEVP; from the coding sequence GTGGATGATCGCTGGGTACCCGCTGCCTGCCCCTGCTGCGCGTTCCGGACCGGCGGCGGCACCTGTCCCGTCTGCTTCTGGACCGACGACGGCCAGACCGACGCCGACGCCGACGCCGTGCGCGGCGGACCCAACGGGGATCTGAGCCTGTCCCACGCCCGCCTCAACTTCGCCGTCTACGGCGCCTGCCACCCCCGCTACCAGGAGCTGGTCCGTGCGCCGCGGCCCGAGGAAGTGCCCTGA
- the pspM gene encoding phage shock envelope stress response protein PspM, whose product MADERTRYFRRLGKLRGSARRWSVLAGGLGGATIVLTPYAGIGLADAAWAAAAGAATALAGWRWADLRVLAARPAPPPPDPAQVAARNRARLVAAVERLPVGAGVLAEVRRVRIRTALRGTSVAQPWERLDRAASTMTSMTGRLTGLAEPAVAEASVAERSLRELAHRVVSVERAVRLAPADARAPLVEAHRALTGQLEAGVAAYERLVVAAAGYLAEEYRPETEHPAASRLTEATDLLHGFASALAELRAVGRPAAAP is encoded by the coding sequence GTGGCAGACGAGCGCACCCGGTACTTCAGGCGGCTGGGCAAGCTGCGCGGCTCCGCCCGCCGGTGGAGCGTCCTGGCCGGTGGGCTCGGCGGTGCGACGATCGTGCTGACCCCGTACGCCGGCATCGGGCTCGCCGACGCGGCCTGGGCCGCCGCCGCGGGTGCCGCCACCGCGCTGGCCGGGTGGCGCTGGGCCGACCTGCGCGTGCTGGCCGCGCGACCCGCCCCGCCTCCACCCGACCCGGCCCAGGTCGCCGCCCGTAACCGGGCCCGCCTGGTGGCCGCCGTCGAACGCCTCCCCGTGGGCGCCGGCGTGCTGGCCGAGGTACGCCGGGTACGCATCCGCACCGCCCTGCGCGGCACCAGCGTCGCCCAGCCGTGGGAACGGTTGGACCGGGCCGCGTCGACCATGACCTCGATGACGGGTCGGCTGACCGGCCTCGCCGAGCCGGCCGTCGCCGAGGCGTCCGTGGCCGAGCGGTCGCTGCGGGAGTTGGCCCACCGGGTGGTCAGCGTCGAGCGGGCGGTACGGCTCGCACCGGCCGACGCCCGGGCACCGCTGGTCGAGGCGCATCGGGCGCTCACCGGGCAGCTGGAGGCGGGGGTGGCCGCGTACGAGCGGTTGGTGGTGGCCGCCGCGGGATACCTGGCCGAGGAGTACCGTCCCGAAACCGAGCACCCGGCGGCGTCCCGCCTGACGGAGGCGACTGATCTGCTGCACGGCTTCGCCTCCGCGCTGGCCGAGCTACGCGCCGTGGGCCGGCCCGCGGCTGCTCCCTGA
- a CDS encoding PspA/IM30 family protein produces MANPFVKGWKYLMALFGARIDEHADPKVQLQQAIDEAHRQHQALVQQAAAVIGNQRQLEMKLSRQMSDVERLQANARQALVLADQARAKGDEAEAGRYEQSAQALATQLVSAEQSAEDLKTLHDQALGAAGQARRAVENNSMILQQKLAERAKLLSQLEQAKMQESVAASLESMSALTAPGGTPTLDEVRDRIERRYANAMGRAELAGNSTEGRMLEIQKATLDTAGSARLDQIRASMAGEQLGAGSGAEREADQPAAQTGEPGVARLDEIRASMSRERGTGDTTAAG; encoded by the coding sequence ATGGCGAACCCGTTCGTCAAGGGGTGGAAGTACCTGATGGCGCTCTTCGGTGCCCGGATCGACGAGCACGCCGACCCGAAGGTGCAGCTCCAGCAGGCCATCGACGAGGCGCACCGGCAGCACCAGGCGCTCGTCCAGCAGGCCGCCGCGGTGATCGGCAACCAGCGCCAGCTGGAGATGAAGCTGTCCCGGCAGATGTCCGACGTCGAGCGATTGCAGGCCAACGCCCGCCAGGCGCTGGTCCTCGCCGACCAGGCCCGCGCCAAGGGCGACGAGGCCGAGGCCGGGCGCTACGAGCAGTCCGCGCAGGCCCTGGCGACCCAGCTGGTCTCCGCCGAGCAGTCCGCGGAGGATCTGAAGACCCTGCACGATCAGGCACTCGGCGCCGCCGGGCAGGCCCGCCGGGCGGTGGAGAACAACTCGATGATCCTCCAGCAGAAGCTCGCCGAGCGCGCCAAGCTGCTCAGCCAGTTGGAGCAGGCCAAGATGCAGGAGAGCGTGGCCGCCTCGCTGGAGTCCATGTCGGCACTCACCGCCCCCGGCGGCACTCCCACTCTCGACGAGGTCCGCGACCGCATCGAACGCCGCTACGCCAACGCGATGGGCCGGGCGGAACTCGCCGGCAACTCGACCGAGGGCCGGATGCTGGAGATCCAGAAGGCGACCCTGGACACGGCCGGGTCGGCCCGGCTGGACCAGATCCGGGCCAGCATGGCCGGCGAGCAACTCGGCGCGGGTTCCGGCGCCGAACGCGAGGCCGACCAGCCGGCCGCGCAGACCGGCGAACCGGGTGTGGCCCGGCTCGACGAGATCAGGGCCAGCATGAGCCGCGAACGCGGCACCGGCGACACCACGGCCGCCGGCTGA
- a CDS encoding helix-turn-helix domain-containing protein, translating into MVLLRRVIGDALRARRQGQHRTLREVSSAANVSLGYLSEIERGQKEPSSELLAAICDALGARLSELLREVSDTVALAEQLPGVLVPVQGEPADSTPVAAAVHKTTGRGVRQVTSDGSVAVSVRQDSPLKATLRSARVRSATDRTDRDVVCAA; encoded by the coding sequence ATGGTCCTGCTACGCCGGGTGATCGGTGACGCACTGAGGGCGCGCCGGCAGGGGCAGCACCGCACGCTGCGTGAGGTGTCTTCCGCCGCGAACGTCAGCCTCGGTTACCTGTCCGAGATCGAACGCGGCCAGAAGGAGCCCTCCAGCGAGTTGCTCGCCGCGATCTGTGACGCGCTGGGTGCCCGCCTGTCCGAGCTGCTGCGCGAGGTCAGCGACACCGTCGCGCTCGCCGAGCAGCTGCCGGGCGTGCTGGTGCCGGTGCAGGGCGAGCCGGCCGATTCGACGCCGGTCGCCGCCGCAGTGCACAAGACCACCGGCCGGGGGGTGCGTCAGGTCACCTCCGACGGTTCCGTCGCCGTCTCCGTGCGGCAGGACTCTCCGCTCAAGGCCACCCTGCGCAGCGCCCGGGTCCGGTCCGCCACCGACCGCACCGACCGCGACGTGGTCTGCGCCGCCTGA
- a CDS encoding CinA family protein, whose translation MGVREAEGSMGSAAAGVVHRLIERRETVATVESLTGGLLAATIVEIAGASAVFRGGLVVYATELKEQLAGVPAQLLAERGPVDCDVAAALAEGGRRRCGADWGLATTGVAGPEPQDGKPVGLVFVAVAGPDGREVRQLDLTGGRDRIRGAAVTEALRLLADRIQAPESPVASDG comes from the coding sequence ATGGGCGTGCGAGAGGCCGAGGGTTCGATGGGCAGCGCGGCGGCCGGGGTGGTGCACCGCCTCATCGAGCGGCGGGAGACGGTCGCCACCGTCGAGTCGCTGACCGGCGGGCTGCTGGCCGCCACGATCGTGGAGATCGCCGGAGCCAGCGCGGTCTTCCGGGGCGGGCTGGTGGTCTACGCCACCGAGCTGAAGGAGCAGTTGGCCGGCGTACCGGCGCAGCTGCTGGCCGAACGTGGCCCGGTCGACTGCGACGTGGCGGCGGCACTCGCCGAGGGTGGCCGGCGCCGCTGCGGTGCCGACTGGGGCCTGGCCACCACCGGGGTGGCCGGCCCGGAACCCCAGGACGGCAAGCCGGTCGGGCTGGTCTTCGTCGCGGTCGCCGGCCCGGACGGCAGGGAGGTGCGGCAGCTCGACCTGACCGGCGGGCGTGACCGTATCCGCGGTGCCGCCGTGACCGAGGCGCTGCGCCTGCTCGCCGACCGCATCCAGGCCCCGGAGAGCCCGGTCGCTTCCGATGGTTGA
- the pgsA gene encoding CDP-diacylglycerol--glycerol-3-phosphate 3-phosphatidyltransferase: protein MTGATESTPVPMVTRVPVVNAANGLTALRLVLVPVFAVAVVVSDMTHAGWQIAACVIFAVASATDLVDGWIARRFGLVTAVGKVADPIADKALTGAAMLLLSWYDRLPWWVTVVILARELGITALRFWVIRRGVIAASRGGKAKTALQILAITWYLWPMPAESAAVGPWIMAAAVVVTLATGFDYVAQALRLRRARR from the coding sequence ATGACCGGGGCGACGGAGTCGACCCCGGTGCCGATGGTGACCCGGGTGCCCGTGGTCAACGCCGCCAACGGCCTGACCGCGCTGCGGCTGGTGCTCGTGCCGGTCTTCGCCGTCGCCGTGGTCGTCTCGGACATGACCCACGCGGGTTGGCAGATCGCCGCCTGCGTGATCTTCGCGGTGGCCTCGGCGACGGATCTGGTCGACGGCTGGATCGCCCGCCGGTTCGGGCTCGTCACCGCGGTCGGCAAGGTGGCCGACCCGATCGCCGACAAGGCGCTCACCGGCGCCGCCATGCTGCTGCTCTCCTGGTACGACCGGCTGCCCTGGTGGGTGACGGTGGTGATCCTGGCGCGTGAGCTGGGCATCACGGCCCTGCGGTTCTGGGTGATCCGGCGTGGCGTGATCGCCGCGAGCCGGGGCGGGAAGGCCAAGACGGCGCTCCAGATACTGGCCATCACCTGGTACCTGTGGCCGATGCCGGCCGAGTCCGCCGCGGTCGGCCCCTGGATCATGGCTGCGGCGGTGGTGGTCACCCTCGCCACCGGCTTCGACTACGTCGCGCAGGCGCTGCGGCTGCGCCGGGCCCGCCGCTGA
- the rimO gene encoding 30S ribosomal protein S12 methylthiotransferase RimO: protein MVSATSPSENSGSARRVALLTLGCARNEVDSEELAARLHADGWQVTTDGEGADVVVVNTCGFVEKAKQDSIQTLLAAADTGAKVVAAGCMAERYGRELADSLPEARAVLSFDDYPDISARLDAVVAGREVAAHTPRDRRELLPLTPVARRDSTVSLPGHGRGTDVDEHTPAHLRTVLRRRLDSGPVASLKLASGCDRRCAFCAIPAFRGAFVSRTPDELLAEAEWLAKSGVRELVLVSENSTSYGKDLGDPRALEKLLPQLAAVDGIVRVRASYLQPAETRPGLVEAIASTPGVAAYFDLSFQHSSEPVLRRMRRFGSTDRFLELLATARAMAPEAGARSNFIVGFPGETRGDVDELVRFLTDARLDAIGVFDYSDEDGTEAAGLPGKVSAATIKRRYDKLSALADELCSQRAEDRLGSTVEVLVDSVDGGVVEGRAAHQAPEVDGSTTLVAPDAGGVDLAALRPGDLVRATVTGTEGVDLVAVPDEMISAAPGAAR from the coding sequence ATGGTGTCTGCCACCTCCCCTTCCGAGAACTCCGGCTCGGCGCGTCGAGTCGCCCTGCTGACCCTGGGCTGCGCCCGCAACGAGGTCGACTCGGAGGAGCTGGCCGCCCGCCTGCACGCCGACGGCTGGCAGGTGACGACCGACGGCGAGGGCGCCGACGTGGTGGTCGTCAATACCTGCGGCTTCGTGGAGAAGGCCAAGCAGGACTCCATCCAGACGCTGCTGGCCGCCGCCGACACCGGCGCGAAGGTGGTCGCCGCCGGCTGCATGGCCGAGCGGTACGGCCGGGAGCTGGCCGACAGCCTTCCCGAGGCCCGGGCGGTGCTCAGCTTCGACGACTACCCGGACATCTCCGCCCGGCTGGACGCGGTCGTCGCCGGCCGCGAGGTCGCCGCGCACACCCCGCGGGACCGGCGCGAGCTGTTGCCGCTGACCCCGGTCGCCCGCCGGGACAGCACCGTGTCGCTGCCCGGGCACGGCCGTGGCACCGACGTCGACGAGCACACCCCCGCGCACCTGCGTACGGTGCTGCGCCGCCGGCTGGACAGCGGCCCGGTGGCCTCGTTGAAGCTGGCCAGCGGGTGCGACCGGCGGTGCGCGTTCTGCGCCATCCCCGCCTTCCGGGGCGCCTTCGTCTCCCGCACCCCCGACGAGCTGCTGGCCGAGGCCGAGTGGCTGGCCAAGAGCGGCGTCCGGGAGTTGGTCCTGGTCAGCGAGAACTCGACCTCGTACGGCAAGGACCTGGGCGACCCGCGCGCGCTGGAGAAGCTGCTGCCGCAGCTCGCCGCCGTCGACGGCATCGTCCGGGTCCGGGCCAGCTACCTCCAGCCGGCCGAGACCCGGCCGGGCCTGGTCGAGGCGATCGCCAGCACGCCGGGCGTGGCGGCCTACTTCGACCTGTCGTTCCAGCACTCCAGCGAGCCGGTGCTGCGCCGGATGCGTCGTTTCGGCTCCACCGATCGTTTCCTGGAGCTGCTAGCCACCGCCCGGGCGATGGCGCCGGAAGCCGGGGCGCGGAGCAACTTCATCGTCGGCTTCCCCGGCGAGACCCGGGGCGACGTCGACGAACTGGTCCGTTTCCTCACCGATGCCCGGCTCGACGCGATCGGGGTCTTCGACTACAGCGACGAGGACGGCACGGAGGCCGCCGGACTGCCGGGCAAGGTTTCCGCGGCCACGATCAAACGCCGGTACGACAAGCTGAGCGCGCTCGCCGACGAGCTGTGTTCGCAGCGCGCCGAGGACCGGCTCGGCTCGACGGTGGAGGTGCTGGTCGACTCGGTCGACGGCGGTGTCGTCGAGGGGCGGGCGGCGCACCAGGCGCCGGAGGTGGACGGGTCGACCACGCTTGTCGCTCCGGACGCCGGTGGGGTCGACCTGGCCGCGCTGCGCCCGGGTGACCTGGTCCGGGCCACGGTGACCGGCACCGAGGGTGTGGACCTGGTCGCGGTGCCGGATGAGATGATCTCGGCCGCGCCCGGCGCGGCGCGGTGA